In the genome of Peromyscus eremicus chromosome 1, PerEre_H2_v1, whole genome shotgun sequence, the window CGAGCCCGCAGCATGGCAGCCGCCGCCTATGTGGATCACTTTGCCGCCGAGTGCCTCGTGTCTATGTCCAGCCGCGCAGTCGTGCACGAGCCGCGGGAAGGGACTGAGCCCCGGCCCGAGGGcgcggccgccgccgcccccaCACTGCCCCGTGTTGACGAACGCCGCGACGGCAAGGACAGCGCCTCGCTTTTCGTGGTGGCGCGGATCCTAGCGGACCTCAACCAGCAGGCGCCCGCGCCCGCCCCCGCGGAACGCAGAGAAGGGGCCGCTGCGCGCAAGGCGAGGACCCCCTGCCGCCTGCCGCCCGCGCCCCCTGCACCGCCGCCCGCCCCAGAACCCGCCTCCCCGGGACAAGCAGGCGCGCCGGCCGCGCCCCCCAGCCCCGCGTGGAGCGAGCCCGAGGCGGCACTGGAGCCGGAGCCGGGCCCCGCGGGGAGCGGCGAGCCCGGCCTCAGACAAAGGGGTCGGCGGGGCCGGAGTCGCGCCGACCTCGAGTCCCCGCAGAGGAAGCACAAGTGCCACTACGCGGGCTGCGAGAAAGTTTACGGAAATCTTCGCACCTCAAGGCGCACCTGAGAACTCACACAGGTCAGTGGGGGCGGCCCGGAACGCCGCGAACGAGCGGACTAGGGACTGCTCGGGGGGGCCGGCCACGCCCCCAGAGCTCCCGGCCCAGCGCTagaggggctgggggggggggcggggagccgGGAGCTGTGGGCGATCGCGGCCGCGCCCCCTGCCCTGGCGCTCCGGCCTCGCGTGACGCTGGCCGGGGCGCTTGGAGCCGGCGCCCTCTCGGCGACCGCGCCCCCATCGGGCACGCCCCCTCCGGGTTCTTGGGGCGGGGCCGCGGGGTAGATGTCGTCATCCGGGCTGCGGGCGGCGCGGGCAGGGTGCGCTCGAGGTggttggagggggggggggcggtcggCGCA includes:
- the Klf13 gene encoding LOW QUALITY PROTEIN: Krueppel-like factor 13 (The sequence of the model RefSeq protein was modified relative to this genomic sequence to represent the inferred CDS: inserted 1 base in 1 codon), whose product is MAAAAYVDHFAAECLVSMSSRAVVHEPREGTEPRPEGAAAAAPTLPRVDERRDGKDSASLFVVARILADLNQQAPAPAPAERREGAAARKARTPCRLPPAPPAPPPAPEPASPGQAGAPAAPPSPAWSEPEAALEPEPGPAGSGEPGLRQRGRRGRSRADLESPQRKHKCHYAGCEKVYGXSSHLKAHLRTHTGQWGRPGTPRTSGLGTARGGRPRPQSSRPSARGAGGGGGEPGAVGDRGRAPCPGAPASRDAGRGAWSRRPLGDRAPIGHAPSGFLGRGRGVDVVIRAAGGAGRVRSSGGAGRRGGRPSPGSHPRLFVGAPAHPAGAGARPAAGGCSAFSRKARSVPCPFWPKLSHLLLGWVRVGGTCTRTARLSLQPGVA